The genomic stretch TAGTCGTAGGCATTGCTATGGCACATCTGGGAATTTAATCGATTACCAAAAATAGCGTTGCTATTTTTTAGAATCAAAAACAATGCTGTGTATTGTTTTTGACTATATGTGATAAAGGGAGCCTAGCGCTCCCTTAAAATTTGGGGATGAAATAGCTCCCAAAGGGTGATTTTTGTAAGCTTATTTATTGGTATAGATCAATAGGCTAATAGCACCGATACATCAAAAAGACTTTGCCAATATTCATGATGAAACCTCAACTCCCACAGCCGATCGCTACAAGAGACAAATCTCTCAGTCATAAATCATGGAACAAAGCCTTAGGTGCTGTAATTAGTGTTTTGCTAGTTTCTTGCTCAGGCAATGCACCCCAAGCAGGATCTAGAGCCGTACCTGTCCCAATTGCTGCGGTTGAAACAGGTACAGTTAGCGATAGTTCTGACTATATGGCAAATCTACAATCGCGCCAATCGGTGACATTGCAGCCGCGAGTTGATGGCTATGTGCAAGAGATATATGTCAAGGCAGGCGATCGCGTGGAAGCAGGTGCACCAATTTTGCGAATCGATCCTGCAAAGCAACAGGCTGCATTGCAGCAGTCAGTAGCAGTTGTGGCAAGCTCACAGGCTGATTTTGAAAGTGCCAGAGCCACACTCGCTCAATTGCAAGCCGCTAAAGAATCCACCCTATCCAGTCTCGATTTTAATCAAAAGGAATTTAAACGCTATTCCGATTTGGCTTCGCAGGGTGCGATCGCTAAGCAAAAACTTGATGAAGTTTCAAATAGCCTCAGAAATGCAAGAGCCGAGCTAGGAAAAATTGATGCTCAAATCACTGCTCAGCAAGCCAATATTAATAGTGCTGCCACAAGAATCGAAGCATCTCGCTCTGGGGCAATTCAACAGGAAGTTCAGTTGGATTTCTATACGGTGACAGCTCCCTTTGCGGGAATTGTTGGCGATATTCCCATCAAGGTTGGCGATAATGTCAACAGCACAACTCAACTAACAACGGTGACACAAAACCAAGTATTGGAAGTTCAGATCTCTGTTCCCGTTGAGAATGCACCACGGTTGAAGATGGGGCAACCTGTAGAACTGTTAGATACGCAGGACAAGCCTCTAGTTAAAGGCAATATTGCTTTTATCTCGCCAAATATCAATCCACAAACGCAATCGGTTTTGGTGAAAGCAAATTTTAACAATGCCAATAATCAACTCAAGGCAAATCAATTTGTGAGAGCGCGATTGATTTGGTCTTCGCGTTCTGGCGTGCTAGTCCCAACTTCGGCAATTTCCCGTCTTGGCGGTCAGGACTTTGTATTTGTTGCTGAAACTTCTCCCGATGGCAAGTCGTTGATTGCGAACCAGAAGCCCGTCAAATTAGGAAAGATTACTGGCAATAATCAAGAGGTATTGGAAGGTTTAACTGCTAAGGACAAAATCGTAACTGGCAACATTCTCCAATTACGCAATGGTGCAGCGATTATGGATGCGGCAAATTTACCGAAAAAATAACTAGAAACAAGAAGTGATGCTCCGCATCACTTCTTGTTTCTAGGACGACTTTCTTGCCAAGCAGTCCCAATCCCTTGCAATACACCACGCCCGATTAAGCCTATTCCGCGCCCAATCACATTAGTTAAGACATACACAAATCCACTACCGAGAAAAGCGATCGCGGATTTTAGTCTCGGTGCGATCGCATCTTGAAGTTCTAACACTAGAGTTACCGCCAGTTGAATTCCTTCTAATTGTTGTAGTTCCTGACTACGTGGCGCATAGATACTGACTTGTTTAATTCCAGAATTCGCAAAAGCAAACAGCACTTGGCGGCTTTCAAAAATTAATTGCGGATTAGTAATATATTTCTCTAAGCGATATTTCCAAGACAAATTATTACGAAATCGTTCAATCTCACGGGTGGGCAATAGATTGTAGCGATAGAATTTGTGCTTTACCTCTTCCAAATCAGCAAAATGATTTAAAAGTGGTTGGATTACACCATTGGCAATTTGAATCAATAAATTGTCGAGAATCAATTCGGATCGCTGCATGGCTTCGGGCGTACCGATCGCTAAATTAGCATTATTAACTATTAATTCTGTCTCAAAAAGTAAATGGGATAGAAAATTCTCAATTTGTGGAACTTTATTTAAAAAAGCAGCTTGCACAATTGCGACATCCTTCAGTAATACATCAACAACATTTACTTCTGAATTATCCAAAGGATGACTCAGGCTATAGTATTTACCAAAAAAGTTAATAACCGTTTCTTGCCAAATATTTCTTAAAATCGTTGGTATTTGATCATGCAATTGGGATGCTTGAATTTCAGAGAAACGTAGCTCCGTCAAGCTTTGCTCCACCTGCCGCAAAGCAATATATAACAGTTCTCGCTTTTTCTCATCCTTTAAAATGTCAATTTCTAAAGGAGTCCTACTCAAATTCGCTAAATTTGCCTGCAACTTTTCAACAGTCCGATCCCATAAACTCGCTTGAATAGCCAGAATATTTGACTCTTTTGTGATGCCAGTTATTTCCACTTGAGAATTCGCAACTTCTACGGACAAATCACTGGCTAAATTAGTAGAACTTACATCATTTGATTGTGAAAGAATATGTGGTCTTTTTGATGGCTTCCATAGTTGATGAATCAACCAACGCGCAGCCTGTAACTCGCGCACTTGCCCTGCTAAAACTAACTGAGCAAAGCGATCGCTAATTTGTTGAGTCTTGGCTCCCTCTAAACTTGACTTCACTTCCTCTAAAGCACGATCAATACGCCGCAGTCCCGACAAATAGAAATTATGCCGAATGATCGCTACTACGCTGACGGGTTCATCGGGTAGATTTGTAAATGCTTGCTTAGATTGCTTAATCTGAGGATTATCGCGATCGCCTAAATAGATCTCTCCTGACGCAACTTGACGAATCGCAATAATTAATTCTTCAGGCTTAGTTCCTTTTAGGCAATATCCCTCAACACCAGTCCGTAAAGCGATCGCTACTAATTCAGTCGGTTGGGGTGAGCTTAATAACAAAATGGGTAAATCTGGATACCTTGACTTTAGTTGTTGGCAAAGTTCTAAGCCTGATAGATACTCATTACTAACTTCAGAATCTCTTTCTTCTAAGTTGAGATCAAGTAATATCAAGTCAATAGCTATTGCATCACCACTTAAAAATTCTAAAGCTGCCTCAGCAGTATCTACCTCCGCCACAACTTCCAAATCAGAAAACTGCGCCAACCAAGACCGCATCCCCATCCGAAAAATGCGATCGCTATCAATTAAAAGTAACCTATATAACTCATTACTCATTGAGGAACTGGCGTAATAGAATTAGCGCTAATAGTTTTCAAATATACAACTATGCAAAATACTCGTATCAGCACCATTGTAAATGTTGCCTCTGGACAGATATCTCGTTGGTCAAGTCAATCTTGGCGACGAAAGTCTTTAATATTAATCAGTTTGTTATTAGGATTTTTTCTAGCATCTGTTATCTCAACTTCTACTGGTGCTAAGTCCAATTTAGACGTTGAGGTAGCGGCAGTTACAGTTTTTATTGTGGAAATGATTAGCAGGTTTACCTATAGCATGAAAAGAGTAACTCTTGCTGATGGTAGCTTAGCGCCCAGAAAATTAATCTATGAAATGTTGAATTCACTAAAGATAGGTGTTACCTATGGATTATTTTTGGAAGCCTTTAAGTTGGGGTCTTGAAAATCTGCTCAGCGCTATTTCTTATTTCCCAAAGATTGCCAAGTTTTTGCAAGACTTTGCGCTAAACCCAGAACCAGAGAATTTTTTGATAGTGATGCGAAACAACACTATCAAAAAATTCTTTGATTCTGGGTTGTTTGATAATAGCTGTCAGTTAATTGCGGCGGTGGGTAACCTGATCCGCATAATCAGCAATACTTTCTGGCATAGCAACTCCCGTCAAAATGATATTCACTTTAGGCGATCGCGTTTCTAGCACATTGAGCAACTCTTCTTCAGTGATTAGTGATCGTGCCACGAGTAAATTTGCCTCATCAAGGACAACTAAACCTGCATTACCAGATTTAATAACAGCTTTGGCATAGTCCCACAATTCTAAAACTGCGGTCTTTTCTTCATCGGTCAACTCGATCTCTGGGTTAGATAGATCGCGCTGAGCATCACAACGTAGCCATTCGAGATTTTCTACCAACCGACGGGGATTACTCAAGCCTTGATTAATACCTGCTTGAAAAAGTTGGACGAGTAATACCTGTGTACCTTGCCCTGCTGTCCGTAAGCCTTGGGCGATGATATCAGTATAAAGATTACGATGAGGCGCAATAAAAACCTGAACATTGCCTTTAATTGGGGTCACGAGAGATGTGGTTTTTTGTAAGTTGGTAACTGTCGGATTCGTCTTAGTATGATTAGATTGATGCTGATTGGTTTGATTTTGATTGGTCTTGGGCTGATTCGTCTTGACCTGAGCCGTTTTAATTTGAGCCACCATAAACAAATCTAGTGTTTTATTTTCCACTAAGCATCATAGCAGACACTAGATATAGAATATGTTTGCTGAGAGGATTTGAAGTATATACCTAAATTTTACACTTCGGCAAATAGAGGGTTATGCGAGATTTTGCTTTAGGCGATCGCAATAAGTAGCTCAGCATAGCTATAAACCAAACCCATTATTGTTGTGGCGATTACATAGCGATCGGCATAACAATAATGGGTTTTTAGATCCGAAAAATGGTTATACAAAAAGGGGATGCAAAGCGTCCCCTTTTTGTTAATTTGAGCGTAATTGTTCTAGTTCAGAACGTAAGCTCGCTAGCTGCTGTGTAAGCTCTGCAATCTCATCTCGCATACTAGCTTTCACTTTTTTGTCAGGCTTATCCGAAGTATTATCTGAACTATTGTCATCAACAGTTTTGGCAGTGGTAGTTACTGTGGTGAGACCAACAGATTCAATATCAGTGGTAGTTCCGTTTACCTGTTGAGCGATAAACTTATCCACATAGCTACGAGCCTCTGCTTCAGTCGTCACACCCTTTTCGGCAAGCTCCTGCGTAATCTCATCGAAACTGCGACCTAACCTTCTCAAATTTTCTTCGCGTTTGGTGGGGTCTTGGATTACCTCAATTAACGATGAAGTTGCGCCCAGAGTGACGTAGTAGCCTCTTTGCAAAAGCTTTTCTAAGTCGATGGTATCCATAAAACTCCTGCGAGTATGTAGTTTTGTAATATATTCTAATCGATATTTTTGGGTTAGAGCTAAAGTACGCTGACTGACAACGCACTTTAGAACTTTAGATCTAAGGCTTCAACACATTTGCAGGAAACTTACCAAGTACATTCCCCGCAGGACTGTAATGGCAAACTACATAAAAAGCATTAAATTTTGTGCCATTCAGGGTTTTAGTACCCTTAGATGCACCACATCCTAGTTGAGTACTGCCCTTCCATACCACTTGTGTAAAGTGACCAGTAGCCGAAGAAAATCCGGGAGCAGCATAATTATAAAGCTTCACCTCGTTATACCAAGAATCTATTGCCCCTTTAGCGAGGTTGTCGGAAGTAACAGAAGTTGCAGTTGTGTAGTAGACATATAGATTCTCCCCAGCACCATTTCTCTGAGCAGAAGAACTATGGGCAAATGTCCCCGTAGCAGCTAA from Pseudanabaena sp. Chao 1811 encodes the following:
- a CDS encoding CAP family protein, yielding MLINQQRYIGLTLTGLAAIVPLVALNCDVASAQTINLTTFRSTALSKHNAYRSIHHSPAMTLNNSVNITAQAWADRLAATGTFAHSSSAQRNGAGENLYVYYTTATSVTSDNLAKGAIDSWYNEVKLYNYAAPGFSSATGHFTQVVWKGSTQLGCGASKGTKTLNGTKFNAFYVVCHYSPAGNVLGKFPANVLKP
- a CDS encoding cob(I)yrinic acid a,c-diamide adenosyltransferase, with the translated sequence MVAQIKTAQVKTNQPKTNQNQTNQHQSNHTKTNPTVTNLQKTTSLVTPIKGNVQVFIAPHRNLYTDIIAQGLRTAGQGTQVLLVQLFQAGINQGLSNPRRLVENLEWLRCDAQRDLSNPEIELTDEEKTAVLELWDYAKAVIKSGNAGLVVLDEANLLVARSLITEEELLNVLETRSPKVNIILTGVAMPESIADYADQVTHRRN
- a CDS encoding DUF3685 domain-containing protein, coding for MSNELYRLLLIDSDRIFRMGMRSWLAQFSDLEVVAEVDTAEAALEFLSGDAIAIDLILLDLNLEERDSEVSNEYLSGLELCQQLKSRYPDLPILLLSSPQPTELVAIALRTGVEGYCLKGTKPEELIIAIRQVASGEIYLGDRDNPQIKQSKQAFTNLPDEPVSVVAIIRHNFYLSGLRRIDRALEEVKSSLEGAKTQQISDRFAQLVLAGQVRELQAARWLIHQLWKPSKRPHILSQSNDVSSTNLASDLSVEVANSQVEITGITKESNILAIQASLWDRTVEKLQANLANLSRTPLEIDILKDEKKRELLYIALRQVEQSLTELRFSEIQASQLHDQIPTILRNIWQETVINFFGKYYSLSHPLDNSEVNVVDVLLKDVAIVQAAFLNKVPQIENFLSHLLFETELIVNNANLAIGTPEAMQRSELILDNLLIQIANGVIQPLLNHFADLEEVKHKFYRYNLLPTREIERFRNNLSWKYRLEKYITNPQLIFESRQVLFAFANSGIKQVSIYAPRSQELQQLEGIQLAVTLVLELQDAIAPRLKSAIAFLGSGFVYVLTNVIGRGIGLIGRGVLQGIGTAWQESRPRNKK
- a CDS encoding DUF565 domain-containing protein, giving the protein MQNTRISTIVNVASGQISRWSSQSWRRKSLILISLLLGFFLASVISTSTGAKSNLDVEVAAVTVFIVEMISRFTYSMKRVTLADGSLAPRKLIYEMLNSLKIGVTYGLFLEAFKLGS
- a CDS encoding efflux RND transporter periplasmic adaptor subunit, with product MMKPQLPQPIATRDKSLSHKSWNKALGAVISVLLVSCSGNAPQAGSRAVPVPIAAVETGTVSDSSDYMANLQSRQSVTLQPRVDGYVQEIYVKAGDRVEAGAPILRIDPAKQQAALQQSVAVVASSQADFESARATLAQLQAAKESTLSSLDFNQKEFKRYSDLASQGAIAKQKLDEVSNSLRNARAELGKIDAQITAQQANINSAATRIEASRSGAIQQEVQLDFYTVTAPFAGIVGDIPIKVGDNVNSTTQLTTVTQNQVLEVQISVPVENAPRLKMGQPVELLDTQDKPLVKGNIAFISPNINPQTQSVLVKANFNNANNQLKANQFVRARLIWSSRSGVLVPTSAISRLGGQDFVFVAETSPDGKSLIANQKPVKLGKITGNNQEVLEGLTAKDKIVTGNILQLRNGAAIMDAANLPKK